The Pieris brassicae chromosome 3, ilPieBrab1.1, whole genome shotgun sequence genome contains the following window.
CTGGGTTCATTTGAGGCATGGGCTCACGCTCTTTCCTCACGCGTTTCTTTGGAGGAATGCATTCGTTAGCACTGCGTTCGTTCCATAGTCGCTCTATTAACGCGTTTCGTACTTGGACACCTGGAAATTAATGTTTCTTTCATAGACCTATAGGAACTGGCttttatcgtttaaaatataagcttAAAACTAACTTGTAAAGTAACTAAGTGACACTTTAATACAAGTATAGTCAACCTTTTGAGACATTATCGGAATcaagaatgttatattacaatttatgagagtggtaaaaactaaagggctcagtTTGGCTACAATTCTCCAATGACAACAGCCTGGTTTCGTATCTTGGCAACTCTTTTTTTGAAATGCCACCGGAGCAAAATGGATGCCGGGATTCTTATTCATTGCTTCAATACTCCAAAAATGTGTTTACTTAGATTTGTGTAATTACTCGTATCAAAGCTAGAGGGAAATGAAAGGCTGTAATTGATCACTGACCTGCTGGATCCTCAACACGTTTCTTTGACACTGCACCATTAGCAActttttgtttcataatttcTAATCTTTCTTCAGCTTGAGTCATTTGTGGTACAGCCAACCCTCgcttattacaaatattatgtaaaatgcaACAGGCTACAATAATCATGGACACCATAGATGGATCAAAATGCTTATTACATGATGCCTGCAGGCATTTCCATCGTGACTTCAACTGCTTGATTGTATCTAGGACTACATTATGTGTAGTCAAATGAAGATTTGTATAGTGCTTCTCGGGTGATACAGGTGTTTTTTTCGTAATTTTAGGAATGGGAGTCATTATGTATGGCTTCTGCATATAGTGGAGTCCACCTAAAAATTTACAGTTACATTGGGGTTAAATTCTCTAAGGGATTTACTAAATACTTTTACTTACTAAATGTAAATAGTCCATCAAAATCAACAGTTTTGTTTTGCTACATAAgaagtttaaaatgtttattataatttttatgtatatatgtggataaaagatataaattattgataaattaatatactgtTTTGCTTACCTACAAGCCAACATGTATCTCTGGCTGCATTAAGGCTCtctaaatcatttttaacagcatgttttattagaatggcTTCATGTGATATTGAACCGCCTGGCAATGCATCAACACTGATAATGTTTAGATCACTGTCACATATCtgaaattgaattttgtatgTTCAGGATCAttcaatcattttaatttattgatatagaacatgttgatttttgggtctaggacatgccggtttcctcatatGGTACAAGCCTGTTTACATGAATAGAAAaacccattggtgcacaaccagCGTTTAAATGCACAATTTCAAACTTCAACTCAGCTCATTACTTTTGAGATAATATACTATGTTATCAAAACAATATGTACATACAgttgtatgtaattttatattcatttcatattagatttacaatacTAAAACTGTAactcttataataaatagaatactTACAATTTGTGCTTTTTTTGAatgatatgatttattaaaatgcttTTTGTGGTTATTATCTGGTTTAGCGATTGGCACATGCATGCAGTCCACACAACCCACTACATTTGGTATTCTATACTTCATATagaatctaaaataaaaaaatattatttagcaaAATAACGACTTATACAGATAGAATAGTGCATTAGATGTACAGTtttgttatgtaatatattgtgTGTGTAAGATTTGATCTCTATTAAGATGTTATTACCAAGtcctatttaaatatttttttaatatacttagtacaatttaacagtAGTTTGTTTCTATTACCTGTTTTTAATAAGATCTCTTTCATTTCTTAAATGTGGAAagtgaatatatttcttaacaatTGTGTGATGATTAATAGCTTCTGTGACCTGTGTTACTGCAGTCATATAAAAGTAGGGAGTAACATTAAGATCAGATTTTCCACCTATTGACTTTTGGTATTTTCCTGTTGCATAAAAGGAGAGTGTAGCTAATacctaaaagtataaaaaaggaatataaataaatccaaatattatataagatagTTCCAAAATATGTAAGTGCTTTTTAAaactgaatattaaatttctttttttaatttttgggggatcagaataaattatacttttgttTCTAGAGGCAGATCTAGTGACTTAGCGGAATCTGGTATCACAGCTTTTATTTCCTCGCACAGACTTCGTGCTAAATCTTTTGGAAGACGGAAAGTTTCTAGAAAGGCGGCATCATTCATATCAAAAGCATCCGGTTCTTCTTCACTTGACTTTTGTATACTTTTCTCCGGACTTTTTGCTCTCTCTGAACTACGAACATCAAAATTCTTTTGAGTTTGTGCAGTATCCCACTTAAGTAATGCAAATATTTCTGGCTCTTCGTCAACTACTGATATATATCCATCTTCTGGTGGTTTTCCagtcattttaataaatattttcgtttaaaaaaatcacaatttccaacaatttacaaacaaaacaagtGCAGCTTGGTCTTGGCTTGGTTTAGTAGTAACGTCaatgtaaattgtcaaagGCATGTGTAATTTCAGCACCATTCATTTGTCAAAGGataaacttgatcatttattaaacatcAAAGTAACcctaaataaatgaatacctttttaacaaaaaataaatccgatttcaatataaaattagctttgtctaattaatataataaaatgtatgaagtgttaatattttatttatattataatagggGTATGAAGATCCTATTAGGCAATATATACTTGTATTTGGCAGAAACgaagtatataaaacaattaaaaaagctaattaatttgatttagttGTTTCGCAAATCCAGTCTTATCCGGCATAATTAACTGAATGTTGAAGATTTTAATAAGATCTTAAGATTGATTGAAGAATATACTTAAATGGCATTTTATGTtatcatttacataatttgacCACTCAAGCACTCgtgttaataatgtaataaatttgggTTAAagggtttttatttaaatgggtAGCATTTTACCtgtagataaaataattgagtCAGGAACCAATCAACTAGCCTCTAATTTCATTTTCTGTTTGAATATAGAACTCACAGTAATCAGATCGAACAAATAACGCTgtcaagtaataataataacagagTATTGTTAGCGAGTGGTGGCTAACTGGATTTTAATCTCGGCCCtggtgaaatatttttcagggGGCGTGGCTCTGTCATTTCCTTTACTTGTCCACGTATGATTAATGttgataaaatgtataaaataataatattcgatCGCTATTCGTGCATTTtgaccaaataaaataataaatcgataaaaattaaaaaaaaatattgaaaagttattgcatttatttatgttactcttttattaatttaatgatttgttCAAACAAACTACTGTTGTACAAATAAGTGCTTGTGTTTTACTGACATAACGTAGCTTTCTCATCTACTCAGGAGTTTTAGTAACTAAacttttgactttgactttggaCATAGATAATAGACAAAtttttggaataaaaatacttataaaatatattgttactattttatattgtggtacgaaatatacaataatacgAGAGATACCTAATATATTTTGGTACTTatacaacaattttaatatttttagtaataagtaAAGTTAAACGAAAatactttagttttattttaagatataaaatgtagataatatgttttatattatttgttttacaagtaaattaggttaaatttaaataatttataagtctaaattaggctagatcgttatgttcaatgattttttaaatgtaatataatggAGGCAAACTGACAGGGGTCTTAactgattttaagtgataacgccgcccatggacactcacattgccagaaggctcgcaagtgcgttgccgtccttttaagaatcggtGCGTTCTTTGTTTAAcggactctaagtcgaattggtttggaaatacttcagtgggctgctggttccacatagtggcggTGCgctgcaaaaactgccttaagaaacgctcagttgtggaacgacgaacGTCGAGATAATACGGATGGTCTTTGTATTCTGGcgtgacgtccgatgatggaactcagctgcaggtattagtccgaactactcctctgaacactcaccatagtaaatgcggtagatGATGCAGGGATACCCCACAGCtttacgcaacgccaaggtattaagccgcacggaaagtgggTGGATATGCCACCCAAATCATTTTTGTGTATTCAGATTTCTTTGGTCAAAACTGTATTGTCCATTTTTTCATCCATTAGCTTTGTTGATGTTAATGACTTGCCGgtcttgtttttcttttttattcatatgcGGCCGTATTTTAAGTCGAGAAATGCGTATTTGACATCAAAACATCTACAATAAAATCGTTTAAACCATCTTTGAACTACTCTTACTGACATTGATTTACGTAAATTTTTGTTGAATGTACGATGTTTTTTTCGCgtgtcgatttttttattttttgtaacgtTTCTCTCAGATTTGCAAAACTTAACATTATCGTGTTTacaatctatattaataaaagtgaattacaaaattttgcTAAGCGATAAACTCGaagacggctggaccaattcgaagagattttttatttatttattccttgagcTCTGCAAGGTTTCTATGTAATAGTATTTCTATGCATAGTAAAATGTTCCATATTGCTACTAAAATGATAAGGCAAAGTAAAAACATCTTATTTAGCAAAAACCAAGTTCGCGGGGGAAGCAAGTatagaataaatttatgagGACATATTACATAGCTTCTTCTATAGTACCTAATAATCAACTTTAGTGACTACCCTAGACGAGGGTTTGAAACTCCGCTCGGTTTCCGAGCCAATCAATCTGACACCtctgtatatgtataaaataatttcaaacataGATGGATATATTTACAGTTAGTAAAGACGACAAATTTTAAGATACGGAAGTTCAAAATCCCGAAAATCACGAACGAATTTTGACTtatgtaacaataaattatttgaggAGATGCTTCCATTATATATAAGTTCACAGGACActttgcaaaaatattttgctacaCCAGGTCCGACATCGGACACGTTACGCGTTAGTAAATGCGGACGACCCATTTTCAGGGATTGCTTCCATTTAAATGACAATGTAACCATTAAGTAATCTAATAATGATCATTGCCTACATGttgtattatttagttaaagttctatacattttaaatttaacttagaaaattaataaaatatttccaccttttaaaattagaagataCAGTTTTTAATcgtaaaatcatttataagatatattaaGCTGcgatatattgttttttctttcaaaacaCCCGagttcttaattatatttctttacaataaggtccattttgtaataattaagtgTGACTTAATTTATAGGCTACATTGACTGCAAAatgttaaatcaatatatataaattacttgatTCATTCCGATCAAAactatacttttaatttagtCTTTATGACCGTTTCGAATCCACCAATTCGTTATCACTGAACCTTCAGCGACACAGCATCCATCCAGTCTCACGTAAAGTGACGATTCCCGTCAGTGTACACACGATCGTCTGAGCAAACAGACgcatgtataataattaatacataagtgTTCTAAAACCATATATGAGGTAagtctatttatttagttaggtACATTTATTTTCGGCATCTGTTATTTATCGATTCGTTTTGATAATCAGCAGTCTGGTAACTTTAATGTATGCAAATGCTAAAAGTAACTTTGAAGTGTAAACATTCAATAATTGGAGTAGTCTTGACGATATACTAAACAAACGGATAGCTTGTTGTTTAGAAACctgtaagtattatttaatttaatatgtaaactataaaatatttttttattcgtttagTTATTTGTATCTAGTATTACGCATTGATACAGTACCGAGTGTACGTGCAggcaaaatttaattacatatatcgaaatgaaaactaataataaacgtTAGAAAATAAGCACTTTTagatggatttttttattatttattattctacaGTTGGCACTTGACAGTCAACCTTTGACCATGCTTGTTTGAGCACCCGAAACGTCggtcaattttaattttaaataaataataataaattattaaattctaaaaaataattgtaatttagaTAATGAAAAgcatattaatttagttaaaagtgttaaattttaaagtaatctgATTTTTTATGCGATGAACTCATGACCCTTACTGGTTATGTTATCAATTTATCGCCAGGTGAAAAGgtgaaaatcttttaaaataaatgaaaatctcaaattataagttttgagATATTAACATAGAATATTACGAAACATTTACATACTTTGACATGGCTAATAGtgcagtttttttatattcaccagtataatatacaattttcaataaaggattgatttatttaaactagaCTTACTAGACTAAACTTACTGATTACGTGAAGTGAATATAAATATCGTGATTGTAACGATTTGTATAACAtacttaattttgttaatgaaCAAGATAAACACTTACAGGAATATATCGTATTAAATTCATGACACATTATTTTCAGTCATTTATCGATGAGTCACTGACCTCAACTTTTCCATtgtctgtttttaaaatagccGGCAGTAAATGCATATTACGTATGAACTGAGGTTTAAAGGAGAACATTTAGACA
Protein-coding sequences here:
- the LOC123706953 gene encoding putative nuclease HARBI1; this translates as MTGKPPEDGYISVVDEEPEIFALLKWDTAQTQKNFDVRSSERAKSPEKSIQKSSEEEPDAFDMNDAAFLETFRLPKDLARSLCEEIKAVIPDSAKSLDLPLETKVLATLSFYATGKYQKSIGGKSDLNVTPYFYMTAVTQVTEAINHHTIVKKYIHFPHLRNERDLIKNRFYMKYRIPNVVGCVDCMHVPIAKPDNNHKKHFNKSYHSKKAQIICDSDLNIISVDALPGGSISHEAILIKHAVKNDLESLNAARDTCWLVGGLHYMQKPYIMTPIPKITKKTPVSPEKHYTNLHLTTHNVVLDTIKQLKSRWKCLQASCNKHFDPSMVSMIIVACCILHNICNKRGLAVPQMTQAEERLEIMKQKVANGAVSKKRVEDPAGVQVRNALIERLWNERSANECIPPKKRVRKEREPMPQMNPVEDDPSKRPRVMMNNPYAFGMGMNHGWGHYPQH